The window TGAAGGCACTGGGGATGCCGGTTTTATATGTCACTCACGATCCGAGGGAAGCCGGCCTGGTGGGGGACAGTTTTTCGGCCCTGGTACAGGGAGAAATTAAGGAGATTCATTCCGCGGATGAGGCCTTCGATTTGATCAAAGCCGATTATGTTTCCGGCTGACCGCCGCACGGTGTGGGTAGAGGCGATGGCCCAGGTGAAACGAGGGCAAGGGGAACAACTGAAAATCCAAAATTCTAATGATTATCCAATAAAGGAGGATCAGATCATGTTTCATGCGGGAAGTCTGTCTGTTCCATTTGCCCCTATGGAAAAGGCCTTGGAGGCGAAGTATCCGAACCTTGACCTCCCGCGTGAGCCGAGCGGAAGCCAGAAGACTGCTCGAAATGCGCGTAATCTGGAGATGGGATTAATGGAAAAGAGGGAGCTGTTGTCAAGAGTTCCAAGTAGAAGGTCTCGGTTCCGAACCAAACAGAAAAATGGAGGAAACGGTATGAGTGAAAATGAAAGAGACGGCCTTAACCGAAGGGATTTTCTAAAAAGGACGGGGGCGTTCACCATGGCCACCGGATCGGTTGCGGCCCTGGGGGGCGTTACGCTTGCGCGTGCCGCCACGGAGACCGATGAGGAGGCGATCAATCGGTATTGGGAAAAAAAGCAGAAGGAGCATGAGGCCGAGGAGGCAGCGGTCCGGAAGCAGTATAAGGCATTCGGTCCACCGCAGAAATTCATCTACCGTGGGTCTGACTGGACTGACGACAAGGCGACGTTCTATGCGCCGCTTCAGGAGGAATGTCCGTACCTTCCGGAGTTTCAGTCCATCTTCACCGAAGGAACGGCAGGTCAGTACTTCAAGTATACTCTCAAATTCGGAATGAAAGACATCATCCGCTTTCACGGCCATTCCTGTGAAGCCTTGTATTACACGCCGGCCATCCTTCGTCTGATCATTGACAAGATGTTTCCTGACGGCGTTGTGGATCGAACCCTATTGCGGGGTATAGCCGGGCAATCTCCGTGAATTGCCGATGCGATCGCCTATGTTACAGGCGGCAGGTTCCAGTTTGGAACCTTGAATATCGATCCCAATTTAGGTCATTCAGTCGTGCTGCAGAGGATCGACACCGAGGAAACATGGATGGGGGCGTGGAAGGACGGCATTCAATCATGGAATGCCATAAAGGTCTTCGGCACGCCCAACAAGGCAAATCCCTCGCCCTACAAGAGATGGTCGGCCTGGAAGCATGAGCCGGACACGCCGGAAGTGCAACTGAAGGACTGCAAGATTCAGTGGAAATACGATAAACCTGAGTTGCTTCAACGACTGAGAGATATTAAGGATAACCTGAAGTATCTTCCCAAAGGACAGAAGCCCACCATCGATCCCAATCAGATCCGGGAGGAATTCACCTGGCTTCAGTATCGACATCTTCGCGAGGTCTTTAAACACCCCATAGCGGAGAGTTTTCAGATCAAGCGGGTGCCCGGTTATAAATGGGAATATCCCCATTGTGAACCCATGTGGGTCCCCCGGCTGGATCAGAAGGCCAAGTGGGCGCCATTTATGGACCACCCGGAACAGCTCGTGGATTAATGCCTGAAGCGGATAACCGCAACCAAAACGGCTGTGTGCTGTCCCGTCATTTCGGCCTAACCCTAGCCGGAATCAGTCCGTCGTATTTCTGGACTCCGGCTGGAATCGTGCCGGAATGACGGAAGGCTGAGCGTGCAGTGGAAGGATGGCCATATTTTCTTTTTTTTGTGACAGAAAACCTGGCCATAAGGCCTGATGAATGAATGCTCCTGTCCCTATTTATTGTTTCGGGGACAGGAGCAAGACCACACCATCCACCCCATTGACCTGCAACGGGGGAATATCAGATCTGAAGGAGATCTATATCATGAGGTATACAAGAATCCTTTTCGTCATTTTTGTGGTCGCCCTATGTTGGCCCGTAATCGTCAGCGGCGAGGCAAGGGCAGACGCCATATCGGATACTCTCACGGGGATACGTCTGGGCCCCGGCGAGCTGGATCTGGGAGGCAGTCTTCGGTATCGTTATGAATATCAAAATAATTTCAGCGTCCAGAAATACGGCACGAATCAAACCGATAATGTCTTGCTGATGCGGACGAGGATCAATGTAGGCTACCGGCTGCCTCAAAAGGCACGATTTTTTGTGCAATTCCAGGATGCGCGATTCGCCCTCTCTGATCTGAAAAAAGATAATTTTGGTCCCAACTGCCCTTATTGGAATGAGCTGGATTTGCGCCAGGCATTCTTTGAATGGAGAGAAATCGGAAACTCCCCTTTAGGCTTCAAGGTCGGAAGACAGGCGATCCAATATGGCGATAACCGGATATTCGGTCCTGGGGGCTGGGGTAATGTGGGCCGCTACACCTGGGATGGGGGGAAGATCCTGGTGCAGACCCCGGCGGTGGACGTGGATATCTTTACCGCACAGCGGATACTTTATCAAAAAGATGAATTCGATGACGACCACTTTCCCTATAAGGTTTATGCTGCGTACGGCCAGATCAAATCGATCCCCAAAAACAAGTTGGATCTCTTCTACGTGGTCAAGTGGGACTCCGACGAAACCACTAAAGGGAAGACGGGGGTCGGGGAACTCCTCGTACAAACCGTCGGATTTTATGGGAAAGGAAAATGGAACCGATTCGATTATGCTTCCACCTTTGCCTATCAGTTTGGGGATTACGGCAAGGACAACATCAACGCCTTCGGCCTCAATGCAGAGGTCGGATATACGCCTATTGATTTCTGGACCCCGCGGTTTGCCGTTTCTCTGAGTTATGCCTCCGGAGACAAGGATCCAAACGACGGGACTTACGGGACCTTTGACGGGGTGTTTGGGGCCATCGACATGTATTATGGCCGGATGAACCTCTTTTCCTGGATGAACCTGATGGACATCCAGGTCGGCGTGAGCGTAAAGCCGGTGGAGAAGATGAAAATATCCCTGGACTACCACAACTTCAGCCTGGCACAGAAAAAAGACGCCTGGTATTACTGTACAGGGAAAAAGATGCGCTGGGATCCCACCGGCGCGTCCGGGTCCGACCTGGGCAATGAAATCGATCTCGTCTGGCAGTATCAGATCCATCCCCGCATCGGCCTTATGGCCGGGTGCGCCGCATTTTTTCCGGGGGATTTTGTCGAGGCGACCGGCAGCGACGATAATGCCTATTGGGCCTTTGGCCAGATTATGATTAAAATCTAGGGCTTTGATACGGCGTCGGTGCATCTTGGGGCTCAGGAGGGGGATAATCCGTTACTCATCAAAAATTTGACAAAAGGGGTGTCTGGGGCTATAGGTGCGTGTATGTCCAGGCAGCCCGATTGGACAGGCGAAAGTCTTTCGGATATGTGAATCGTTAACGCCCCAAATTCGGATTATCCCCCAATCCCAGGAGAAAGGATTTTAAGATATGGACATCCTCTTCAAAGATCCGGTCACCGGTAAGCTCATGGAAAGGGTTGATGTGGTCGATACCCGCGCAAACCGGGAAATCGGCTTCCTTGAGGCCCGCAATTCCCTGGACTGTCTGAAAATCGGCAACCACACACTGGACACGGATCTCTACGAGCTGACCATGACCGCAGGATATCTCGTGTCCGGAAAAGGGGAACAGAAAGCCTGCTTTGACCTCTACTACCGCCAGAATCCGGATGACGGCGGATTTTGCATTTTTGCCGGTCTGGAGAGCGCCATACGCTATATCAACCATCTCAAGATTTATCCGGATGACCTGGATTATCTGGCCGGTCTCGGGATCTTCACCCGGAAAGCCCTGGAGAGATTATCAAAAGGAATCCGGTTCAGCGGCGATATATGGGCCGTGCCCGAGGGCACGGTCGTGTTTCCCAATGAACCCCTGATCAGGGTGACCGGCCCCATTGCCGAAGCCCAGATTCTGGAAACCACCCTGCTGGCCATCGTGGGCCATCAGACCCTTATCGCCACCAAGGCGGCGCGTTTGAAGCTCGCCACCCGGGGAGCACCGGTGGTGGATTTCGGCACCCGCCGGGCCCACGGCGTGGAAGCGGCCCTCTATGGGGCCCGGGCGGCCTATATCGGCGGCTGCGAAGGAACATCGAATGTCATGGCCGGCAAACTCTTCGGGATCCCGGTGAGAGGGACCCATGCCCACAGCTGGGTGGAGAGCTTTGATAAAGAGATCGAATCGTTCGAGGCCTTTGCAAAGGTTTTCCCAGACA is drawn from Deltaproteobacteria bacterium and contains these coding sequences:
- a CDS encoding alginate export family protein produces the protein MRYTRILFVIFVVALCWPVIVSGEARADAISDTLTGIRLGPGELDLGGSLRYRYEYQNNFSVQKYGTNQTDNVLLMRTRINVGYRLPQKARFFVQFQDARFALSDLKKDNFGPNCPYWNELDLRQAFFEWREIGNSPLGFKVGRQAIQYGDNRIFGPGGWGNVGRYTWDGGKILVQTPAVDVDIFTAQRILYQKDEFDDDHFPYKVYAAYGQIKSIPKNKLDLFYVVKWDSDETTKGKTGVGELLVQTVGFYGKGKWNRFDYASTFAYQFGDYGKDNINAFGLNAEVGYTPIDFWTPRFAVSLSYASGDKDPNDGTYGTFDGVFGAIDMYYGRMNLFSWMNLMDIQVGVSVKPVEKMKISLDYHNFSLAQKKDAWYYCTGKKMRWDPTGASGSDLGNEIDLVWQYQIHPRIGLMAGCAAFFPGDFVEATGSDDNAYWAFGQIMIKI